Part of the Meiothermus sp. QL-1 genome is shown below.
GGAGCCCATAGCATGGTGGGCGGTCGTTTTGCGGTACCATGTGCATGTACCTGAAGAGCGTGGCGCGGTGCGGGAAAGGTTGATGCCGGTATTCCGGGAGACCTGCTCGATGAGGGACTGGACAGTTTTGGGCATGGAGGTCATGCCCGACCACGTGCATCTGTTCCTCTCCGTGCCGCCCAGGTGGGCCCCCTCGCGCATCCTGAGACGGCGGGGCAAGGGCGGCGGTCATTTGTGGACGCCCTCCTTCTACGTGGGCAGCGCTGGGAACATCTCAGCCCAGACCATCCAGCGCTACATCGAGTCCCAGCGCAAATACCAGGACGACGATGCGTAAAGCCTTCAAGTACCGCCTCTACCCCACCAAGCCCCAGGCCAAAGACCTGGAGCGCACCCTCGCGCTGTGCCGCCAGCTCTACAACGCGGCCCTGCAGGAGCGTAGAGAAGCCTGGAAGAAGGCCCGGAAGACGGTGGGCTTCCACGCGCAGAAGCGGT
Proteins encoded:
- a CDS encoding transposase, yielding MRERLMPVFRETCSMRDWTVLGMEVMPDHVHLFLSVPPRWAPSRILRRRGKGGGHLWTPSFYVGSAGNISAQTIQRYIESQRKYQDDDA